The Desulfovibrio aminophilus genomic sequence TCATCCTGGGGTTCAGCTTGCGCACCGAGAGGTATTCGAGGATGCGCTCCTTGACCTTCTCCAGGTCGTAGTGGTCCTCGTCGAGGATCTCCTTGGCCGCCTTGATGTCCAGGCGGTCTCGGGAGAGCTTCTTCCAGGGCAGCTCCACGATCCAGTCCAGGTAGGTGCGGATGACCGTGGCCTCGGAGGACTCGGGGTGCATGGCCTCCAGGCGCGAGAGCTGCTTGAGGGCCTCCTTGCGGACGTCCTTGGGCAGCCCGGCCCGCTCGATGGCCCGGCGCAGCTCGTCGAACTCCTCGGACTCGGGGTTCTCGTCGCCCAGCTCCTTCTTGATGGCCTTCATCTGCTCGCGCAGGAAGAAGTCGCGCTGGGCCTTGTCCATGCCCTCGCGCGCCATGTTCTGGATCTTCTGCTGCATGGAGGCCACTTCGACCTCTTTCATGAGCTGGGTGTTGACCATCTCCAGGCGCTTGATGGGTTCGATGCACTCCAGGATCTTCTGGGCCTCCTCCACCTTCATGCGCAGGTTGGAGGCGATGAGGTCGGCCAGCCGTCCGGGCTCGGTGACGTTGTTCAGCACGCCCATGATGTCGGCCGAGGAGATGCCGCGCAGGGAGAGGATCTTGTCGCTCTGCTCCCGCGAGGTGCGCATGAGCGCCTCGTGTTCGGGCCGCAGCTCCTTGATCTCCTGCTCGGGCAGGGACTCCACCTCGGCCATGTGGAACGGCTCGGACTGGATGAAGTTCTTGACCCGGGCGCGGGCCAGACCCTGGACCAGGACCTTCAGGCGGCCGTCGGGCATCTTGAGCATGCGCATGATCATGCCCACGGTGCCGACCTGGTAGAGGTCGTCCGACCCGGGATCGTCCACGGTCTCGTCCTTCTGGGTCAGGATGAGGATGTAGCGGTCCGAGGACAGGGCCGCGTCCACGGCCTTCACGGACTTCTCCCGGCCCACGAACAGGGGCAGGATCATGTAGTTGAAGACCACGATGTCGCGCACCGGCAGCACCGGCATGGTCTGGGGAATCTGGGCCTCGGCCTGGAGCCGGTCCTCGGCCCCGGACTCCACCTGCGGCCCGCCGGAACCGGCGGCGGGGGCCATGGCCCGCTCCACCTCCGCGTCCCGGGGCTCAAGGCCGTTGCGGCGCATGGGCAGGGGCTTGATGGGGGATTTCTTCTTTTTCAAGGGCGTATCCCTCGCTTGGGGGTTGGGTTCGCGAAAAAAAGCGGCCCGGGGCCGCCACCCCTCCCAACTAATGCCGATCGCGGCAATGGCAAGTGCGGAGGCGGAAAAAACCCGGCGGTCCGGCTACCTGCGTATCTCGAAACCGCTGAACTCCTCGGCGGAGTCCAGGGCCTCGCACTCCACGGAATCCACCCTGGCCATGGGCGAACCCCGGTGCAGGAAGTCGCGGAAGGCCTCCAGGGCGGCCTCCTGGCCGCGCGCCACGGTCTCCACCCGGCCGTCGGCCAGGTTGCGGACCCAGCCGGTGAGGCCCAGGCGCAGGGCCTCGTCGCGGGTGAAGGCCCGGAAGAAGACCCCCTGCACCTTCCCTTC encodes the following:
- a CDS encoding acylphosphatase; the protein is MSHALHCIVEGKVQGVFFRAFTRDEALRLGLTGWVRNLADGRVETVARGQEAALEAFRDFLHRGSPMARVDSVECEALDSAEEFSGFEIRR